TCTGATTCCCCGAAACTGTGATGCTCGGAGATATACCCGTGACGGGCTCGGTCTTTGGGTATGGCCAGGCCTATGCTGGCGCAAACCAGCCGGTGATGCTCGTCGGTGGAATTGCGCGCCAGAACGGCATGAAGGATTTGTCCGCTGTGCAGCTTTTTCAACCCCTCGGAAGCGGGCACAAGTTTGCAGTGCGGCGGCATGATGCTCGATACCGGCACAATATTGAAATTGGCGATTTTGGCGTCGCGCAGGGCTTCTTCAAAACTCGCCAGTTTTTCCCTGTGGCGCCCCACGCCTTTGGTTAAAAATACTTTTCTGGGGACAAATGCTTCCATTTTCATTTTCTCCTTGATTTTGAACTAAACCGCATCCCGCGCGGCAGCCGCAATACCGCAGGAAACGCAACAACAGCAACGACAAGGCCGCTCACTGATGCTCAAGGAACCGCCTGCGCTGTCTGAGCCTTGAGCATTCAGATTTTACCTCTCCGTTTTAAAGTTTCCGGCCCGCTCAGCGGTTGTACCCGGGGTTTTTCGGAATCATAAACCGTTTTTATCGGAATATCCGGCAGCCGGATCTTAAGCCGCTTCGCCGCTTCGGCTATTTCGGCCGCGCCCAGCGGCTCTACGGACGAAGGCCGCAACGGAGTGTTCAGCTGTATCTCGTCCGGCGCGATCCGGCGGTAAATATCCGCAAACATTTCCACGAATCCGGCGTTCTGTTTTATCAGCATGGTTTGCACCGCCAGCTTTCCGCGATACTGTTTCCTGAAAACGCAAAAACCGTCCAGTATTTCGGACAGTTTCACCTTATTTAAAGGGCGGTTAATGTCGCTCAGCATTTCCTCATTGCAGGCGTCGAGCTTGGCAACCACGAAATCAAAGCCCGAAAGCTCCCGTCTGATGTCCGCATCGTTTAGCAGCACCGCGTTGGTTATAATCGCCACGGGCTCTTTTCTCAGCTTTTTTACGCCTTCCAGCGTTTCGCGAAGATTTGCCGCAAGCGTGGCTTCCCCCCGGCCTGAAAAGGTGATGTAATCAATCGCAGTGTCCGGCAAACCGGCAAGCTCTTTGACCAACTCCCCGGCCGCGACAAATTCCTTGCGTTGCGCGGGGCAATAACCGGTTTTGCCCAGCTGGCAATAGATGCAGTCAAAATTGCAGACCTTGGCCGGCTGCGACAAAACATCCACACCCAGCGATTTGCCCAGCCGCCAGGAGGGAACGGGGCCGTAAATATATTTCAAATCCGTTGTCATAGTATTATCCCCAGCATTAACGCGATTGCGGCGAGCAACGCGAGAAAATGCCTTGCGCCGGTTGCCTGCGGATTTCTCAGCGACGGAATCAGGTCCGCCATCGCCACATAAATCATGCTGGCGGCGGAGAATGCAAGAGCATAGGGGATAACCGCTTTCATAATATCCATGACCAGCCATGCCAGCAGCCCGCCCAGCAGCGCGGCGAGCCCTGACAGCAGATTCCACATCAATGCCCTTGATTTCGAGAATCCGCTGTTTAACAGCACAGCGAAATCGCCCACTTCCTGCGGCAGCTCATGCGCGAACACGGCAATAGCTGTTCCTATGCCAAGACTCGGCGAGTTTGAAAACGCCGCCGCTATCGCCACACCGTCCATGAAGTTATGCACGCTGTCGCCAAGTATCACGATATGCCCGGCGGCGGAATGCAGCGTGCAGTTTTTATTATGGCAGTGCCGCCAGAGCAATGTTTTTTCCAGCAGGAAAAACAGCAGTATGCCGCCAAGCAACGCCAGCATCACATGCTGCGGCAATGCTTGCGATAACGCTTTCGGCAGCATTCCGGCAAAGCCCGTGCAGAGCAGTGTGCCG
This portion of the Elusimicrobiaceae bacterium genome encodes:
- a CDS encoding ZIP family metal transporter, whose amino-acid sequence is MTAVFIAILLGNVISVLCAAVLLLAGEKLQERLMPWLLSFATGTLLCTGFAGMLPKALSQALPQHVMLALLGGILLFFLLEKTLLWRHCHNKNCTLHSAAGHIVILGDSVHNFMDGVAIAAAFSNSPSLGIGTAIAVFAHELPQEVGDFAVLLNSGFSKSRALMWNLLSGLAALLGGLLAWLVMDIMKAVIPYALAFSAASMIYVAMADLIPSLRNPQATGARHFLALLAAIALMLGIIL
- a CDS encoding radical SAM protein; translated protein: MTTDLKYIYGPVPSWRLGKSLGVDVLSQPAKVCNFDCIYCQLGKTGYCPAQRKEFVAAGELVKELAGLPDTAIDYITFSGRGEATLAANLRETLEGVKKLRKEPVAIITNAVLLNDADIRRELSGFDFVVAKLDACNEEMLSDINRPLNKVKLSEILDGFCVFRKQYRGKLAVQTMLIKQNAGFVEMFADIYRRIAPDEIQLNTPLRPSSVEPLGAAEIAEAAKRLKIRLPDIPIKTVYDSEKPRVQPLSGPETLKRRGKI
- a CDS encoding arginine decarboxylase, pyruvoyl-dependent produces the protein MEAFVPRKVFLTKGVGRHREKLASFEEALRDAKIANFNIVPVSSIMPPHCKLVPASEGLKKLHSGQILHAVLARNSTDEHHRLVCASIGLAIPKDRARHGYISEHHSFGESDRMSGDYAEDLAAMMLSTTMGLVFDAHSSWDTKRQIWRMSGEIVKTTNMTQSAIAANGVWTTVIAAAVFCE